The proteins below are encoded in one region of Ostrea edulis chromosome 3, xbOstEdul1.1, whole genome shotgun sequence:
- the LOC125674744 gene encoding staphylococcal nuclease domain-containing protein 1-like isoform X1 — protein MSTSQTAVHRGIVKQVLSGDAVVIRGQPKGGPPPEKTICFSNITAPRMARRPNPAQDNVETKDEPFAWEAREYLRKKLIGKDVAFVIEYTVPGTGREYGCVYLGKDTSGENITEALVSEGLVEVRRGGIRADDPGQQQLIQLEDVAKSAGKGKWNTEEAAKHIRNVKWTVENPRNFVDSHHNKPIDAVIEHVRDGCTVRAFLLPSFDYVTIMLSGIKCPMFKQDDSGKQVPETFTEEAKYFTEVRLLQRDVQIILEGVSNQNLLGTVIHPNGNIAELLLREGFARCVDWSMGVVTQGADKLRAAEKIAKEKKARVWKDYSPSGPTVDIKDKAFTGKVVEVVNGDALVVKTADNKFKKVFLASVRPPRNTTPADSTESSPSKGRGRPLYDVPYMFEAREFLRKKLIGKKVNVQVDYIQPANNNFPEKNCCTVTISGINVGEALVGKGLASVVRYRQEDDQRSEHYDELLAAEARAQKKGVGMHSKKDAPTHKVADVSGDPNKCKQFLPFLQRAGKSEAIVEFVASGSRLRLYLPRETCLMTFLISGIECPRGARPLPGGQMTTSEPYGDEALQFTKEMCLQREVEVRVETMDKGGNFIGWLFVENTNLSVALVEEGLAKVHFTAERSNYFKQLQIAEENARRNKLNLWKDYKEAPETEEVVEDTTERNVSYKSIVVTEVTDDLKFFAQLVDNGPQLEKLMEQLRQDMEANPPLPGAYTPKRNDTCAAKFSQDNEWYRAKIEKVDGSKVTVLYVDYGNREQTTTTCLATLPASFQTLAPQATEYCLACVTLPPDEDFKADGVDAFYDGVANRQLSMNVEYKSGGLEYVSLTYLDSKDDVAQKLISSGFLLAEKRREKRLAKLVSDYMKAQEKAKSSRENMWRYGDFTDDDAKEFGYSR, from the exons CCCTTTGCATGGGAGGCCAGAGAATACCTGAGGAAGAAGCTGATTGGAAAAGATGTGGCGtttgttatagaatacacagtCCCAGGAACAGGAAGAGAGTATGGCTGTGTTTACCTGGGAAAAG ACACATCAGGAGAAAACATCACTGAGGCTTTAGTGTCCGAGGGACTGGTCGAGGTCAGGAGAGGCGGAATTAGGGCGGACGA TCCAGGTCAACAGCAGTTGATTCAGCTAGAGGATGTTGCAAAGTCTGCTGGGAAGGGGAAATGGAACACCGAGGAGGCAGCTAAGCATATACGCAACGTAAAATGGACGGTAGAAAACCCCAGAAATTTTGTGGACTCTCATCATAACAAACCCATTGATG CTGTAATTGAGCATGTGAGAGACGGCTGTACAGTCCGTGCGTTCCTCTTACCATCATTCGACTACGTCACCATCATGCTGTCAGGAATTAAG TGTCCAATGTTCAAACAAGATGACAGTGGCAAGCAGGTCCCCGAAACCTTCACCGAGGAGGCCAAGTATTTCACCGAGGTTCGTTTGCTGCAGAGAGATGTACAGATCATACTGGAGGGAGTGTCCAATCAAAACCTGCTGGGCACGGTCATCCACCCG AATGGTAACATTGCCGAGTTGTTGCTGAGGGAGGGATTTGCTCGCTGTGTGGACTGGAGCATGGGCGTGGTCACTCAGGGAGCTGATAAACTCCGAGCCGCTGAAAA AATTGCCAAAGAGAAGAAGGCTAGGGTGTGGAAGGATTATTCTCCCTCAGGACCGACAGTGGACATTAAAGACAAGGCCTTCACTGGCAAG GTTGTGGAAGTTGTTAATGGGGATGCTTTGGTCGTCAAAACTGCAGATAACAAGTTTAAAAAGGTGTTCCTCGCCAGCGTGCGACCCCCAAG aaataccACACCTGCTGACTCCACAGAATCTTCTCCCAGCAAAGGTCGAGGTCGCCCTCTGTATGACGTTCCATATATGTTCGAAGCTAGGGAATTCCTGAGAAAGAAACTGATCGGAAAAAAG GTGAATGTGCAGGTGGATTATATTCAGCCAGCTAATAACAATTTCCCGGAGAAGAACTGCTGCACCGTGACGATATCTGGAAT TAATGTAGGGGAAGCTCTGGTTGGTAAGGGTCTCGCCTCTGTCGTCCGCTACAGACAGGAGGATGACCAGAGGTCTGAACACTACGATGAACTGCTGGCTGCAGAAGCAAGAGCCCAGAAGAAAGGCGTGGGAATGCATTCCAAGAAAGATGCACCGACCCATAAAGTGGCCGACGTGTCAGGG GATCCAAACAAGTGTAAGCAGTTTTTGCCATTCCTACAGAGGGCAGGAAAGTCCGAGGCCATTGTGGAATTTGTTGCTAGCGGATCTCGTCTCCGATTGTACCTGCCGCGGGAAACCTGCCTTATGACTTTCCTGATCTCAG GTATTGAATGCCCCCGGGGAGCTCGTCCCCTCCCAGGAGGTCAGATGACCACTTCTGAACCGTACGGTGATGAAGCGCTTCAATTCACAAAGGAAATGTGCCTGCAAAGAGAG GTTGAAGTGCGAGTGGAGACTATGGACAAGGGAGGTAACTTTATCGGCTGGTTGTTCGTGGAGAACACTAACTTGTCTGTGGCTCTGGTAGAAGAAGGGCTAGCCAAGGTGCACTTCACCGCAGAAAGAAGCAATTACTTCAAGCAGCTACAAATCGCAGAGGAGAACGCCAGGCGAAACAAACTCAAT TTGTGGAAGGACTATAAGGAAGCACCAGAAACGGAAGAAGTTGTAGAAGACACGACGGAGAGAAACGTAAGCTACAAGTCCATTGTAGTCACGGAGGTCACAGACGACCTGAAATTCTTCGCACAGTTAGTCGACAACGGACCACAGTTGGAGAAATTGATGGAACAGCTTAGACAGGACATGGAAGCCAATCCCCCGTTGCCTGGTGCCTACACGCCAAAACGAAATGATACGTGTGCAGCCAAATTCTCCCAGGATAATGAGTG GTACAGAGCCAAAATAGAAAAAGTGGATGGATCCAAAGTGACAGTGCTGTACGTTGATTATGGAAAC AGGGAACAAACTACAACCACCTGCCTGGCTACTCTGCCTGCATCCTTCCAGACTCTTGCCCCACAAGCCACTGAGTACTGCCTAGCCTGTGTAACCCTCCCACCAGAT GAGGACTTTAAGGCTGATGGAGTGGATGCTTTTTATGATGGAGTGGCAAACAGGCAGCTGTCCATGAACGTGGAATACAAATCTGGAGGATTAGAATATGTCAGCCTGACCTACCTGGACTCTAAAGATGATGTGGCACAGAAGCTCATCTCCAGCGGATTCCTGCTGGCAGAGAAACGCCGAGAGAAAAGACTGGCCAAACTGGTGTCAGATTACATGAAGGCGCAGGAAAAGGCCAAATCTTCACGG GAGAATATGTGGCGATATGGCGACTTCACAGATGACGATGCTAAGGAGTTTGGATATTCCAGGTAG